From Serratia fonticola:
CGCGGATCGTGACCCGGGTAGCGCTCATCTTCTTTGGTCAGCTCTGGTGGAGTGACTGCGAAGCCGCGGCGCCATTGCTTGACCTGCTCGTCACCGTATTTTTCTGCGGTTTCAGCCTTGTTCAGACCCTGCAGCGCGCCATAATGGCGTTCGTTCAGCTTCCAGGACTTTTCGGTAGGCAGCCAGGCCTGGTCCAACTCGTCCAGAATGTTCCACAGAGTGTGGATAGCACGCTTCAGTACGGAGGTGTAAGCGAAATCGAAAGAGAAGCCTTCGTCTTTCAACAGCTTGCCCGCTGCTTTTGCTTCGGTACGGCCTTTGTCGGACAGATCGACATCATACCAACCGGTGAAGCGGTTTTCGTTGTTCCACTGGCTTTCGCCGTGGCGCACCAGAACCAGCTTAGTTACAGCCATAGCTTAACTCCTTAATAATCTGAAGGTTTAATGAT
This genomic window contains:
- the gpmA gene encoding 2,3-diphosphoglycerate-dependent phosphoglycerate mutase, producing the protein MAVTKLVLVRHGESQWNNENRFTGWYDVDLSDKGRTEAKAAGKLLKDEGFSFDFAYTSVLKRAIHTLWNILDELDQAWLPTEKSWKLNERHYGALQGLNKAETAEKYGDEQVKQWRRGFAVTPPELTKEDERYPGHDPRYSALSDKELPLTESLALTIDRVIPYWDEEILPRIKSGERVIVAAHGNSLRALVKYLDNLSEDEILELNIPTGVPLVYEFDENFKPIKRYYLGNADEIAAKAAAVANQGKAK